A section of the Gloeobacter violaceus PCC 7421 genome encodes:
- a CDS encoding 2,3-bisphosphoglycerate-dependent phosphoglycerate mutase yields the protein MAHLILIRHGQSLWNAANKFTGWVDVPLSERGRAEATIASCKLRDYRVNVCFTSMLMRAIETAVITLTECDDICGGKIPIIKHEADDENWHGWDNYDGDPAAELPIYPTATLDERYYGDLQGLDKAETTAKYGKEQVQIWRRSYSVRPPGGESLEDTRKRVYPYFTNRILGHIKQGDNVLVAAHGNSLRSIIMILETLSEEEVPKVELATGVPIVYELDKAAHMLSKAVLTN from the coding sequence ATGGCTCACCTCATCCTTATCCGGCACGGCCAGAGTCTTTGGAACGCCGCCAACAAATTTACCGGTTGGGTGGACGTTCCCTTGAGTGAGCGCGGCCGGGCGGAGGCGACGATCGCTTCTTGCAAACTTCGGGATTATCGGGTGAACGTCTGCTTCACCAGCATGCTGATGCGCGCCATCGAAACAGCGGTGATTACCCTGACCGAGTGCGACGATATCTGCGGCGGCAAAATCCCAATCATCAAACACGAAGCCGACGACGAGAACTGGCACGGCTGGGACAACTACGACGGCGACCCGGCGGCGGAGTTGCCCATCTATCCCACCGCGACCCTGGACGAGCGCTACTACGGCGATCTGCAAGGCCTCGACAAAGCCGAGACGACCGCGAAGTACGGCAAGGAGCAAGTCCAGATCTGGCGGCGCTCCTACTCGGTGCGCCCCCCCGGCGGCGAGAGCCTGGAGGACACGCGCAAGCGCGTCTACCCCTATTTCACCAACCGTATCCTGGGCCATATCAAGCAGGGGGACAACGTGCTGGTGGCTGCCCACGGCAACTCCCTGCGCTCGATCATCATGATTCTTGAAACCCTCAGCGAGGAAGAAGTGCCCAAGGTGGAGCTGGCCACCGGGGTGCCGATCGTCTACGAACTCGACAAAGCGGCCCACATGCTCAGCAAGGCCGTGCTCACCAACTGA
- a CDS encoding transaldolase yields MTGSLLDQLRQMTIVVADTGDIQAIEQFTPRDATTNPSLITAAAQMPQYQQIVDDTLKQARAELGPEAKAAAVATLAFDRLAVAFGLKILAIVPGRVSTEVDARLSYDTEATIEKGRSLIAQYEAAGISRERVLIKIASTWEGIRAAEILEDEGIHCNLTLLFGVHQAIACAEAGVTLISPFVGRILDWYKKETGRDYEPHEDPGVVSVTTIYNYYKKFGYQTQVMGASFRNIGEIVELAGCDLLTISPKLLEQLQATDAELVRKLDPDQAAGLEIEKIDMDQATFEKRHAEDRMASEKLDEGIKGFTNALVALEKLLADRLARLEGEVALNQAFESIFRTFDLDGDGFITREEWMGTDAVFDAIDLNHDGKITAEELGAGIGAVSKLA; encoded by the coding sequence ATGACCGGAAGCCTACTTGACCAACTGCGGCAGATGACCATCGTCGTCGCCGACACCGGCGACATCCAGGCCATTGAGCAGTTCACACCGCGCGACGCCACCACCAATCCTTCGCTGATCACCGCCGCCGCCCAGATGCCGCAGTATCAGCAAATCGTAGACGACACCCTCAAGCAGGCGCGCGCGGAGCTGGGTCCCGAGGCGAAGGCCGCGGCGGTCGCCACCCTCGCCTTCGACCGGCTGGCGGTGGCCTTTGGCCTCAAGATCCTGGCCATCGTCCCCGGGCGGGTCTCGACCGAAGTCGACGCGCGCCTGTCCTACGACACCGAGGCGACGATCGAAAAGGGGCGCTCACTGATCGCCCAGTACGAAGCGGCGGGCATTTCCCGCGAGCGGGTGCTCATCAAGATCGCTTCGACCTGGGAGGGTATCCGCGCCGCCGAAATTCTTGAGGACGAAGGCATCCACTGCAACCTGACGTTGCTGTTCGGTGTGCACCAGGCGATCGCCTGCGCCGAGGCGGGGGTGACCCTCATCTCACCTTTCGTCGGTCGCATCCTCGACTGGTACAAAAAAGAAACCGGCCGCGATTACGAGCCCCACGAAGATCCGGGCGTGGTCTCGGTGACGACCATTTACAACTACTACAAAAAGTTCGGCTACCAAACCCAGGTGATGGGGGCGAGCTTCCGCAACATCGGCGAAATCGTCGAACTGGCCGGCTGCGATTTGCTCACGATCTCTCCAAAGCTTCTCGAACAACTGCAGGCGACCGACGCAGAACTCGTCCGCAAGCTGGATCCGGACCAAGCCGCTGGCCTGGAGATCGAAAAGATCGACATGGACCAGGCGACCTTCGAGAAGAGGCACGCCGAAGACCGCATGGCTTCTGAGAAGCTCGACGAGGGCATCAAGGGCTTCACCAACGCCCTGGTGGCCCTGGAGAAGCTGCTCGCCGACCGTCTGGCGCGGCTGGAGGGTGAAGTGGCCCTCAACCAGGCCTTCGAAAGCATCTTCCGCACTTTTGATCTCGACGGCGACGGGTTTATCACCCGCGAGGAGTGGATGGGCACCGACGCGGTTTTTGATGCCATCGACCTCAACCATGACGGCAAGATCACAGCGGAGGAATTGGGGGCCGGGATCGGGGCCGTCTCGAAACTGGCGTAG
- a CDS encoding DUF1269 domain-containing protein translates to MADLIVVGYDDEHRAEEVRLALAKLQQEYLIDLADAAVVVKDSEGKIKLKQAVNLPATGALSGGFWGLLIGALFLNPLLGVAVGAASGALAGALSDVGVDDNFMRELSEILPPSSSALFVLVRKVTPDKVLAEVSKYGGRVLRSSLSKEDERALQEVLTNRGLTPASTTVLGTTPAPGSTAAGE, encoded by the coding sequence ATGGCGGACTTGATCGTGGTGGGTTACGACGACGAGCACCGGGCGGAGGAAGTACGGTTGGCGCTTGCCAAGCTGCAACAGGAATATCTGATCGACCTTGCCGATGCAGCGGTCGTAGTCAAGGACAGCGAAGGGAAAATCAAGCTCAAGCAGGCGGTCAACCTGCCCGCTACCGGAGCCCTGAGCGGCGGCTTCTGGGGATTGCTCATCGGGGCGCTCTTTCTCAACCCCTTGTTGGGGGTAGCAGTAGGCGCCGCCTCTGGGGCACTTGCCGGGGCGCTCTCGGACGTGGGCGTCGACGACAACTTTATGCGCGAGTTGTCGGAAATTCTGCCCCCGAGTAGTTCAGCGTTGTTCGTGCTGGTGCGCAAGGTAACCCCGGACAAGGTGCTCGCCGAAGTGAGCAAGTACGGCGGCCGGGTGCTGCGTTCTTCCCTCAGCAAAGAGGACGAACGGGCGCTGCAGGAGGTGCTTACCAACCGCGGGCTGACTCCCGCCTCTACCACCGTTCTGGGCACCACTCCCGCTCCAGGCTCCACCGCCGCTGGCGAGTAA
- the rplK gene encoding 50S ribosomal protein L11 yields MAKKVSAKIKLALPAGKANPAPPVGPALGQHGVNIMMFCKEYNARTADQVGMVIPVEITVFEDRSFTFVLKTPPASVLLTKAAGVEKGSGKPNKEKAGTITGAQLRQIAEQKLPDLNANDVEAAMKIIAGTARNMGIVIAD; encoded by the coding sequence ATGGCCAAGAAAGTCTCAGCAAAGATCAAGCTGGCTTTGCCCGCCGGCAAGGCGAACCCTGCTCCTCCCGTCGGCCCGGCCCTCGGTCAGCACGGCGTGAACATCATGATGTTCTGCAAAGAATACAACGCCCGCACCGCCGATCAGGTGGGCATGGTGATCCCGGTCGAAATCACGGTCTTTGAAGATCGCAGCTTCACCTTCGTGCTCAAGACCCCACCGGCGTCGGTGCTGCTCACCAAGGCGGCGGGCGTCGAGAAGGGCTCGGGCAAGCCCAACAAAGAAAAAGCAGGTACGATCACCGGCGCCCAACTGCGCCAGATTGCCGAGCAGAAGCTGCCCGACCTCAACGCCAACGACGTCGAGGCGGCGATGAAGATCATCGCCGGCACCGCCCGCAACATGGGCATCGTCATCGCCGACTAG